From Planctomycetia bacterium, a single genomic window includes:
- the rplI gene encoding 50S ribosomal protein L9 yields the protein MPTQEMPLVTTTAKRLPRGKRGGIELLLVHTVEHLGKQGEVVEVKRGYAFNYLLPQGLATIATEHHKRMVEKHRAKLEEIARERLAGLRSLLAELVRTSVTIEANANDEGHLYGSVGAAEIARSLKQQDLTVATDQIILQGPLKEVGLYTVRVRLAPDVEGDLKVWVVPSSEGGAK from the coding sequence ATGCCCACGCAGGAAATGCCACTCGTCACGACCACGGCCAAGCGACTGCCGCGCGGAAAGCGTGGCGGAATCGAGTTGCTGCTCGTCCACACGGTCGAGCATCTCGGCAAGCAGGGGGAAGTCGTCGAGGTCAAACGGGGGTATGCGTTCAATTACCTGCTCCCGCAGGGCCTGGCAACCATCGCCACCGAACACCACAAGCGCATGGTGGAGAAGCACCGGGCGAAACTCGAGGAGATCGCCCGGGAGCGGCTGGCCGGGCTCCGGTCTCTGCTGGCCGAACTCGTCCGCACGAGCGTCACCATCGAGGCGAATGCCAACGACGAGGGACACCTCTATGGGTCGGTCGGTGCGGCCGAGATCGCCCGGTCGTTGAAGCAGCAGGATCTGACGGTCGCGACCGACCAGATCATCCTGCAGGGACCGCTCAAGGAGGTCGGCCTGTACACCGTCCGTGTCAGGCTCGCACCCGACGTCGAGGGGGACCTGAAGGTCTGGGTCGTCCCGAGCAGCGAGGGCGGCGCCAAGTGA
- the rplY gene encoding 50S ribosomal protein L25, whose amino-acid sequence MSDTVEVALRKGTGTKECRRLRRSGHVPAVLYGHGEKCVDLSAPREAVHAFIRHGSRFVELVGAVKTSAVIRDLQWDTFGTEPIHVDFLRVSRTDRVKVKVPVDLKGECPGQRAGGVVSLLIHELELECTADTIPDHVHAHVGHLELGHAIKVKDLDLPKGARALADGEETVVTCMLPAKKGDEAATGPAEPEVIGRKPSEEGEEGEATKS is encoded by the coding sequence ATGAGCGATACCGTAGAAGTCGCCCTGCGCAAGGGCACGGGAACCAAGGAGTGCCGCCGCCTCCGCCGCAGCGGCCACGTGCCCGCCGTGCTCTATGGCCACGGCGAGAAATGCGTCGACCTGTCCGCCCCCCGCGAGGCGGTCCACGCGTTCATCCGGCACGGCAGCCGGTTCGTCGAACTCGTCGGCGCCGTGAAAACGAGTGCCGTGATTCGCGATCTCCAGTGGGACACCTTCGGCACCGAGCCGATCCATGTCGATTTCCTGCGGGTCAGCCGCACCGACCGGGTGAAAGTCAAGGTCCCCGTCGATCTCAAGGGGGAATGCCCCGGCCAGCGTGCCGGCGGCGTGGTCAGCCTGTTGATCCACGAACTGGAGCTGGAGTGCACCGCGGACACGATCCCGGATCACGTTCATGCCCATGTCGGGCACTTGGAACTCGGCCACGCCATCAAGGTCAAGGATCTCGATCTCCCGAAGGGTGCCCGAGCCCTGGCCGATGGCGAGGAGACCGTCGTGACCTGCATGCTGCCGGCCAAGAAGGGGGACGAGGCCGCCACCGGCCCGGCAGAACCCGAAGTGATCGGCCGCAAGCCGAGCGAGGAGGGAGAGGAAGGCGAAGCCACGAAATCGTGA
- the ssb gene encoding single-stranded DNA-binding protein gives MASYNKVILMGNVTRDPELRYIASGTAVTDITLAVNDRRKTASGEWVEETTFVDVTLWGRTAEIAGEYVTKGSPLLIDGRLKLDTWEKDGKKNSKLRVVCDRMQLLGGRGEGSGKGKPRVAANRGPARTEENFDQSAPEYDDAPAASGTVGADDDIPF, from the coding sequence ATGGCCAGTTACAACAAAGTGATCCTGATGGGCAACGTCACCCGCGACCCCGAGTTGCGGTACATCGCCAGCGGCACCGCGGTCACCGACATCACCCTGGCCGTCAACGACCGGCGAAAGACTGCCTCGGGCGAGTGGGTGGAAGAAACGACGTTCGTCGACGTCACGCTGTGGGGAAGGACCGCGGAGATCGCCGGCGAGTACGTCACCAAGGGTTCCCCGTTGCTCATCGACGGCCGCCTCAAACTCGACACCTGGGAAAAGGACGGCAAGAAGAACTCCAAACTGCGGGTCGTGTGCGATCGGATGCAACTCCTCGGCGGACGGGGCGAAGGGAGCGGCAAAGGCAAGCCCCGGGTTGCAGCGAACCGGGGCCCCGCACGGACCGAGGAAAACTTCGATCAGTCCGCGCCCGAATACGACGACGCTCCGGCCGCCAGCGGAACGGTCGGTGCCGACGACGACATCCCGTTCTGA
- the pth gene encoding peptidyl-tRNA hydrolase, translated as MKLLVGLGNPGRSYDGTRHNVGYDVLETLGRRAGSPPRRARFQGETAQATLRGTPVLMLWPLTWMNLSGSSVLAARDFYKVPDADILIICDDFNITLDTIRLRPGGSAGGQNGLADVIARLSTTAVPRLRVGIGPVPAGWKPADFVLGKFSKPERERIEPVLERAADAAEEWVALGIQAAMNRYN; from the coding sequence GTGAAACTCCTGGTCGGTCTTGGCAATCCGGGCCGCTCCTACGACGGCACCCGCCACAACGTCGGCTACGACGTGCTCGAGACACTGGGCAGGCGGGCCGGATCGCCGCCCCGGCGGGCGCGGTTCCAGGGCGAAACAGCCCAGGCGACGCTGCGCGGCACACCCGTCCTGATGCTCTGGCCGCTCACGTGGATGAACCTCAGCGGTTCGAGCGTCCTGGCAGCAAGGGATTTCTACAAGGTTCCGGACGCCGACATTCTCATCATATGCGACGACTTCAACATCACCCTCGACACGATTCGCCTGCGGCCGGGGGGGTCGGCAGGCGGCCAAAACGGCCTTGCCGATGTCATCGCCAGGCTGTCCACGACCGCGGTGCCGAGACTCCGGGTCGGGATCGGCCCGGTGCCGGCCGGCTGGAAACCTGCCGATTTCGTGCTCGGGAAGTTCTCGAAACCGGAACGGGAACGAATCGAGCCGGTGCTGGAGCGGGCGGCTGACGCCGCCGAGGAGTGGGTGGCCCTGGGCATCCAGGCCGCCATGAACCGCTATAACTGA